Proteins encoded together in one Pseudoroseomonas cervicalis window:
- a CDS encoding trehalose-6-phosphate synthase: protein MGRVVVVSNRVAVPRRGEPSAGGLAVGLKDSLKASGGLWFGWSGETRKDASLEPRRVRSAGIDYATIDLTEEDHKGFYAGYSNNTLWPLFHFRLGLMEYDRQEAASYRKVNRDFAQALLPLLGPEDTIWIHDYQLIPMAAELRALGARQRIGFFLHIPFPPWAVLSALPDAERLLRDLLAYDLVGVQTKRDLSGMINCFQDGLGLTPDATGGVRGEVAGQMRRTQLSAHPIGIDTRGFATLARKAAYGPETQRLAASMGDRSLIVGAERLDYTKGLPHRMRGFAALLAKFPEHLNKVTYLQVAARSRNEVASYRNLRRELDTLAGRINGDYAEFDWTPVRYVARAVARDTLAGFYRAARVGLVTPLRDGMNLVAKEYVAAQDPEDPGVLVLSSFAGAAENMDGALLVNPLDAEAIAERLDQALKMPLGERRERWESMMRGLEEQTATRWAESFLAELEELPLPEQDLLWAAPTRN from the coding sequence GTGGGGCGGGTAGTCGTCGTCTCCAACCGCGTCGCCGTGCCGCGGCGCGGCGAACCCTCGGCCGGCGGCCTGGCCGTAGGGCTGAAGGATTCGCTGAAGGCCAGCGGCGGGCTGTGGTTCGGCTGGAGCGGCGAGACCCGCAAGGATGCCTCGCTGGAACCCCGCCGGGTGCGCTCCGCCGGCATCGACTACGCCACCATCGACCTGACCGAGGAAGACCATAAGGGCTTCTACGCCGGCTACTCGAACAACACCCTCTGGCCGCTCTTCCATTTCCGCCTCGGCCTGATGGAGTATGACCGGCAGGAGGCCGCCTCCTACCGCAAGGTGAACCGGGATTTCGCCCAGGCGCTGCTGCCGCTGCTGGGCCCCGAGGACACCATCTGGATCCATGACTACCAGCTGATCCCGATGGCCGCCGAGCTGCGCGCGCTGGGCGCCAGGCAGCGCATCGGCTTCTTCCTGCACATCCCCTTCCCGCCCTGGGCGGTGCTCTCGGCGCTTCCCGACGCCGAGCGGCTGCTGCGGGACCTGCTGGCCTATGACCTGGTCGGCGTGCAGACCAAGCGCGACCTCAGCGGCATGATCAACTGCTTCCAGGACGGGCTGGGCCTGACCCCGGACGCCACCGGCGGCGTCCGCGGCGAGGTGGCTGGCCAGATGCGCCGCACGCAGCTTTCCGCCCATCCGATCGGCATCGACACGCGCGGCTTCGCGACGCTTGCCCGCAAGGCCGCCTATGGCCCGGAGACCCAGCGCCTGGCCGCCAGCATGGGCGACCGCTCGCTGATCGTCGGCGCCGAGCGGCTGGACTACACCAAGGGCCTGCCGCACCGCATGCGCGGCTTCGCCGCCCTGCTGGCCAAATTCCCCGAGCATCTGAACAAGGTGACCTATCTGCAGGTCGCCGCCCGCAGCCGCAACGAGGTGGCCAGCTACCGCAACCTCCGCCGCGAGCTGGACACGCTGGCCGGCCGCATCAATGGCGACTATGCCGAGTTCGACTGGACGCCGGTGCGCTATGTGGCCCGCGCCGTGGCGCGCGACACCCTGGCCGGCTTCTACCGCGCCGCGCGGGTCGGCCTGGTCACCCCGCTGCGCGACGGCATGAACCTGGTCGCCAAGGAATATGTGGCGGCGCAGGACCCCGAGGATCCGGGCGTGCTGGTGCTCTCCTCCTTCGCCGGCGCGGCGGAGAACATGGATGGCGCCCTGCTGGTCAACCCGCTGGACGCCGAGGCCATCGCCGAGCGCCTGGACCAGGCGCTGAAGATGCCGCTGGGCGAGCGCCGCGAGCGCTGGGAGAGCATGATGCGCGGGCTGGAGGAGCAGACCGCGACGCGCTGGGCCGAGAGCTTCCTGGCCGAGCTGGAGGAACTGCCGCTGCCCGAGCAGGATCTGCTCTGGGCCGCGCCCACCCGGAACTGA
- a CDS encoding four-helix bundle copper-binding protein has translation MSHLSAEMRACIDNCLACYATCLSSLSGHCLEMGGRHTAPEHVRLMLACAEICRTSAHFMLLGTSHHRHTCAECAEICTECAAECEALGGMEECVTACRRCAESCTAMAKA, from the coding sequence ATGTCCCATCTCTCCGCCGAGATGCGCGCCTGCATCGACAACTGCCTGGCCTGCTACGCCACCTGCCTCTCCAGCCTGTCCGGCCATTGCCTGGAGATGGGCGGGCGGCACACCGCCCCCGAGCATGTCCGGCTGATGCTGGCCTGCGCCGAGATCTGCCGTACCTCGGCGCATTTCATGCTGCTCGGCACCTCCCACCACCGGCACACCTGCGCCGAATGCGCCGAGATCTGCACCGAATGCGCCGCCGAATGCGAGGCCCTGGGCGGCATGGAGGAATGCGTCACCGCCTGCCGCCGCTGCGCCGAGAGCTGCACCGCCATGGCCAAGGCCTGA
- the aroQ gene encoding type II 3-dehydroquinate dehydratase, which produces MNPPLIFVLNGPNLNLLGTRQPEIYGSETLDDIEALCAETADALDLAIDFRQTNVEGELISWVQEARNMAAGIIINPAGYSHTSIALMDALLASDLPVVEVHLSNIHRRESFRHLSYVSRAAQGVICGLGPHGYALALRGIAGILAQADQD; this is translated from the coding sequence GTGAACCCGCCGCTGATCTTCGTTTTGAACGGCCCCAACCTGAATCTGCTCGGCACCCGCCAGCCCGAGATCTACGGATCCGAGACGCTGGACGATATCGAGGCGCTCTGCGCCGAGACCGCCGATGCGCTCGACCTGGCGATCGATTTCCGCCAGACCAATGTCGAGGGCGAGCTGATCTCCTGGGTGCAGGAAGCGCGGAACATGGCGGCGGGCATCATCATCAACCCGGCCGGCTACAGCCACACCTCGATCGCGCTGATGGATGCCCTGCTGGCCTCCGACCTGCCGGTCGTCGAGGTGCATCTCAGCAACATCCATCGCCGGGAGTCCTTCCGGCACCTGTCCTATGTGTCGCGCGCGGCGCAGGGCGTCATCTGCGGCCTGGGGCCGCATGGCTATGCGCTGGCGCTGCGCGGCATCGCCGGCATCCTGGCCCAGGCGGACCAGGACTGA
- the mprF gene encoding bifunctional lysylphosphatidylglycerol flippase/synthetase MprF has translation MNGLTSVPPPSAETLQSLAPPADAARRARRWAMLRPWLLLGGGGVMAALALLALHGLSHELDYATVMAGLSQQSPWTILAALGATALSFLAMTGYDLSALRHVAPGAVPRRIAMLAAFCGFALSNTVGVGAFTGAAVRWRIYAAAGLKPERITRLLVFVTASFVLGLFAVGALGLLATAESVDDWSGLPPDLLRGIALAILAGMAALAVWGRLRPGRLRVRGIGFRVPPLKLVAFQGLVSLVDIGAAATVLWLLLPDGVVDLPFFMALYAVAIAIGAASHLPGGIGVFEAVVLLAFQNTGVSLDQVATALVLYRLIYFALPLCLALLLLAGFEASRRAHLLQGGTRAVRAATRLMPRFLGAMAFAAGAALLLGGVTPPSGEVPGLLAPALPLPLFEASHLIASVGGLLLLFVAHGLVHRLDGAWWLALALALGGLVLSVARGGGELELGLLALLAVALLASHERFDRRAQMLAPSFTPGWWLAVIGVVGAATWLLFFAHRDVEYSRQLWWQFELDASAPRGMRTTLGIVLALFAAGLWALLRPARSTVHPPTPEELARATAILASQDRADANLVRMGDKALLFAPEGDAFIMYGRRGRSWIALSDPVGPKARRVELVWRFVEMADAQGGRAAFYQARPENLPLYIDAGLQPLKLGEAARVPLAGFSLTGKSRQPLRSALNRAEREGLRFELVPPDQVAPLLPELKKISDEWLAQHRAREKAFSLGSFEPAYVASQPVAVVRGPEDAIIAFATVMDTPGARTDMSIDLMRHRPVMPPGTMDFLFLKLILMAKEQGYGHFDLGMAPLSGLAAHRLAPVWYRLGGLVFRRGERFYNFRGLRAFKEKFEPVWEPRYLCTPGGLDPWVVLADVAALQSGGLRGVIGK, from the coding sequence ATGAACGGCCTCACCTCCGTGCCGCCCCCCTCCGCCGAAACGCTGCAGAGCCTGGCGCCGCCGGCCGATGCCGCCCGCCGCGCCCGTCGCTGGGCGATGCTGCGGCCCTGGCTGCTGCTGGGCGGCGGCGGCGTCATGGCCGCGCTGGCGCTGCTGGCGCTGCATGGCCTGTCGCATGAGCTCGACTACGCCACCGTCATGGCCGGGCTGTCGCAGCAGAGCCCCTGGACCATCCTGGCCGCGCTCGGCGCCACGGCGCTGAGCTTCCTGGCGATGACCGGCTACGACCTCTCGGCGCTGCGGCATGTGGCGCCGGGGGCGGTGCCGCGGCGCATCGCCATGCTGGCGGCCTTCTGCGGCTTCGCGCTCAGCAACACGGTGGGGGTGGGCGCCTTCACGGGGGCGGCGGTGCGCTGGCGCATCTATGCCGCGGCCGGGCTGAAGCCGGAGCGCATCACCCGGCTGCTGGTCTTCGTCACCGCCAGCTTCGTGCTGGGGCTGTTCGCGGTCGGCGCGCTCGGGCTGCTGGCCACCGCCGAATCGGTCGATGACTGGTCCGGCCTGCCGCCCGATTTGCTGCGCGGCATCGCCCTGGCCATCCTGGCCGGCATGGCCGCGCTGGCGGTGTGGGGAAGGCTGCGGCCGGGGCGGCTGCGGGTCCGTGGCATCGGCTTCCGGGTGCCACCGCTGAAGCTGGTGGCCTTCCAGGGGCTGGTCTCGCTGGTCGATATCGGCGCCGCCGCCACCGTGCTCTGGCTGCTGCTGCCGGATGGCGTGGTCGATCTGCCCTTCTTCATGGCGCTCTATGCGGTGGCGATCGCCATCGGCGCCGCCAGCCATCTGCCCGGCGGCATCGGCGTGTTCGAGGCGGTGGTGCTGCTGGCCTTCCAGAACACCGGTGTCAGCCTGGACCAGGTGGCCACCGCCCTGGTGCTGTACCGGCTGATCTATTTCGCCCTGCCGCTCTGCCTGGCGCTGCTGCTGCTGGCGGGGTTCGAGGCCAGCCGCCGCGCGCATCTGCTGCAGGGCGGCACCCGCGCGGTGCGGGCGGCGACGCGGCTGATGCCGCGCTTCCTCGGCGCCATGGCCTTCGCCGCCGGCGCCGCGCTGCTGCTGGGCGGCGTCACGCCCCCCTCGGGCGAGGTGCCGGGGCTGCTCGCCCCCGCCTTGCCGCTGCCGCTCTTCGAGGCCAGCCATCTGATCGCCAGCGTCGGCGGGCTGCTGCTGCTCTTCGTGGCGCATGGGCTGGTGCACCGGCTGGACGGCGCCTGGTGGCTGGCGCTCGCGCTCGCGCTGGGCGGCCTCGTGCTCAGCGTGGCGCGCGGCGGCGGCGAGCTGGAGCTCGGCCTGCTGGCGCTGCTGGCGGTCGCCCTGCTGGCCTCGCATGAGCGCTTCGACCGCCGCGCCCAGATGCTGGCGCCGAGCTTCACCCCCGGCTGGTGGCTGGCGGTGATCGGCGTGGTCGGGGCGGCCACCTGGCTGCTGTTCTTCGCGCATCGCGATGTCGAATATTCCCGCCAGCTCTGGTGGCAGTTCGAGCTGGACGCCTCCGCCCCGCGCGGCATGCGCACCACGCTCGGCATCGTGCTGGCGCTGTTCGCCGCCGGGCTCTGGGCGCTGCTGCGCCCGGCCCGCAGCACCGTCCACCCGCCGACGCCGGAGGAGCTGGCCCGCGCCACCGCCATCCTGGCCAGCCAGGACCGGGCGGATGCCAATCTCGTCCGCATGGGCGACAAGGCGCTGCTCTTCGCGCCCGAGGGCGATGCCTTCATCATGTATGGCCGGCGCGGCCGCTCCTGGATCGCGCTCTCCGACCCGGTGGGGCCGAAGGCGCGGCGGGTGGAGCTGGTCTGGCGCTTCGTCGAGATGGCGGACGCCCAGGGCGGGCGCGCCGCCTTCTACCAGGCGCGGCCGGAGAATCTGCCGCTCTACATCGATGCCGGGCTGCAGCCGCTGAAGCTGGGCGAGGCGGCGCGGGTGCCGCTGGCCGGCTTCAGCCTGACCGGCAAGTCGCGCCAGCCGCTGCGCAGCGCGCTGAACCGCGCCGAGCGCGAGGGGCTGCGCTTCGAGCTGGTCCCCCCTGACCAGGTGGCGCCCCTGCTCCCCGAACTGAAAAAAATCTCAGACGAATGGCTGGCGCAGCACCGGGCGCGGGAGAAGGCTTTTTCTCTCGGCTCCTTCGAGCCTGCCTATGTCGCCTCCCAGCCGGTGGCGGTGGTGCGCGGGCCAGAGGATGCGATCATCGCCTTCGCCACCGTCATGGACACGCCGGGCGCGCGCACCGACATGTCGATCGACCTGATGCGCCACCGCCCGGTCATGCCGCCCGGCACCATGGATTTCCTGTTCCTGAAGCTGATCCTGATGGCCAAGGAGCAGGGCTATGGCCATTTCGACCTGGGCATGGCGCCGCTTTCGGGCCTGGCCGCGCACCGGCTGGCGCCGGTCTGGTACCGCCTGGGCGGGCTGGTCTTCCGCCGCGGCGAGCGCTTCTACAATTTCCGCGGGCTGCGCGCCTTCAAGGAGAAGTTCGAGCCGGTCTGGGAGCCCCGCTATCTCTGCACCCCCGGCGGGCTGGACCCCTGGGTGGTGCTGGCCGATGTGGCGGCGCTGCAATCGGGCGGGCTGCGCGGGGTGATCGGCAAGTGA
- a CDS encoding virulence factor family protein — translation MKRRGLLAAGAALGGGLVLARPALAQRDTSTWLVEMAPRQKRGDVFAIILSGDGGWRDLDRQIGRHMRDRGVPVLGFDCLNWFWRRRTPEEVAAELDRVIALYASKWQVSQVALIGYSFGADVMPFAWNRMKPESKARVVLISLLAFARDAAFEIKIGDFIGLSRPSALPTAPEIPGLPADKVQCVYGSEEEAETACLAFQNTPAQIIRLPGGHHFDENYPALAERILARMPRPAP, via the coding sequence ATGAAACGACGCGGTCTGCTGGCGGCCGGGGCCGCCCTTGGCGGCGGGCTGGTGCTGGCCCGCCCGGCGCTGGCGCAGCGCGACACCTCCACCTGGCTGGTCGAGATGGCGCCGCGCCAGAAGCGGGGCGATGTCTTCGCCATCATCCTCTCCGGCGATGGCGGCTGGCGCGACCTGGACCGGCAGATCGGCCGCCACATGCGCGACCGCGGCGTGCCGGTGCTGGGCTTCGACTGCCTGAACTGGTTCTGGCGCCGCCGCACGCCGGAGGAGGTGGCGGCCGAGCTGGACCGCGTCATCGCCCTCTATGCCAGCAAGTGGCAGGTCTCGCAGGTGGCGCTGATCGGCTATTCCTTCGGCGCCGATGTCATGCCCTTCGCCTGGAACCGCATGAAGCCGGAGAGCAAGGCCCGGGTGGTGCTGATCTCGCTGCTGGCCTTCGCCCGGGACGCGGCCTTCGAGATCAAGATCGGCGATTTCATCGGCCTGTCGCGGCCGAGCGCCCTGCCCACCGCGCCCGAGATCCCCGGCCTGCCGGCCGACAAGGTGCAATGCGTCTATGGGTCGGAGGAGGAGGCGGAGACCGCCTGCCTCGCCTTCCAGAACACGCCGGCGCAGATCATCCGCCTGCCGGGCGGCCACCATTTCGACGAGAACTACCCGGCCCTGGCCGAGCGCATCCTGGCGCGGATGCCCCGCCCGGCCCCATGA
- the accB gene encoding acetyl-CoA carboxylase biotin carboxyl carrier protein, whose amino-acid sequence MSGISFTPDSIRALAQILRETDLTEIELADGEARLRVTRSVTVAPTVVAAAPVAAAPAAAPVAAAAPAPAAAEISASTPGAITSPMVGVAYLAPEPGAAPFVTLGAKVAAGQTLLLIEAMKTFNQIKAPKAGTVTRILVESGSPVEYGEPLLVVE is encoded by the coding sequence ATGAGCGGCATTTCCTTCACCCCGGATTCGATCCGGGCGCTGGCCCAGATCCTGCGCGAGACCGACCTGACGGAGATCGAGCTGGCCGATGGCGAGGCCCGGCTGCGCGTCACCCGCAGCGTGACCGTGGCGCCGACCGTGGTCGCCGCCGCCCCCGTGGCCGCGGCGCCCGCCGCCGCCCCGGTGGCGGCCGCCGCCCCGGCCCCCGCGGCGGCCGAGATCTCGGCCAGCACGCCGGGCGCCATCACCTCGCCGATGGTGGGCGTCGCCTACCTGGCCCCCGAGCCGGGTGCGGCCCCCTTCGTCACGCTGGGTGCCAAGGTGGCGGCCGGGCAGACCCTGCTGCTGATCGAGGCGATGAAGACCTTCAACCAGATCAAGGCGCCCAAGGCCGGCACCGTGACGCGGATCCTGGTCGAGAGCGGCTCGCCGGTCGAGTATGGCGAGCCCCTGCTGGTGGTCGAGTAA
- the accC gene encoding acetyl-CoA carboxylase biotin carboxylase subunit, giving the protein MFRKVLIANRGEIALRVHRACQEMGIRTVAVHSTADATAMHVRLADESVCIGPPAARDSYLNVAAILSAASITGAEAIHPGYGFLSENANFAEMVEAHGFTFIGPTAEHIRMMGDKIAAKQAMMSLGVPLVPGSDGELSSLEEAREVADRIRYPVLIKAAAGGGGRGMKVAHSAEELEEAWRVARTEAKAAFGNDAVYMEKYLDRPRHIELQVMADMHGNVVHFGERDCSLQRRHQKLVEEAGSPALTPAEREAIGAQVTQGLSKLGYRNAGTLEFLWQDGQFSFIEMNTRLQVEHPVTEMVCGIDLVKEQLRVAAGEKLGYTQADVSFSGHAIECRITAEDPETFAPSPGRVNTFHAPGGLGVRVDSALYSGYSVPPHYDSLVAKLVVHGKTRAEAIGRMRRALSEMVVDGIRTTLPLHQRIMDDAQFQSGDYTIHWLERFVGLKD; this is encoded by the coding sequence ATGTTCAGGAAGGTGCTGATCGCCAATCGCGGCGAGATCGCGCTGCGCGTCCACCGCGCCTGCCAGGAGATGGGCATCAGGACGGTGGCCGTGCACTCCACGGCGGACGCCACCGCCATGCATGTGCGCCTGGCGGATGAGAGCGTCTGCATCGGCCCGCCCGCCGCGCGCGACAGCTACCTGAACGTCGCCGCCATCCTCTCCGCCGCCAGCATCACCGGCGCCGAGGCGATCCATCCCGGCTATGGCTTCCTCTCGGAGAATGCCAATTTCGCCGAGATGGTGGAGGCGCATGGCTTCACCTTCATCGGCCCGACCGCCGAGCATATCCGCATGATGGGCGACAAGATCGCCGCCAAGCAGGCGATGATGTCGCTCGGCGTGCCGCTGGTCCCCGGCTCGGATGGCGAGCTGTCGAGCCTGGAGGAGGCGCGCGAGGTCGCCGACCGGATCAGGTATCCGGTGCTGATCAAGGCCGCCGCCGGCGGTGGCGGGCGCGGCATGAAGGTCGCCCATTCGGCGGAGGAGCTGGAGGAGGCCTGGCGCGTCGCCCGCACCGAGGCCAAGGCCGCCTTCGGCAATGACGCGGTCTATATGGAGAAATACCTGGACCGGCCGCGGCATATCGAGCTGCAGGTGATGGCCGACATGCATGGCAATGTCGTGCATTTCGGCGAGCGCGACTGCTCGCTGCAGCGCCGCCACCAGAAGCTGGTCGAGGAGGCGGGCTCCCCGGCCCTGACGCCGGCCGAGCGCGAGGCGATCGGCGCCCAGGTGACCCAGGGCCTGTCCAAGCTCGGCTACCGCAATGCCGGCACGCTGGAATTCCTATGGCAGGACGGCCAGTTCAGCTTCATCGAGATGAACACCCGCCTGCAGGTCGAGCATCCGGTGACCGAGATGGTCTGCGGCATCGACCTGGTGAAGGAGCAGCTGCGCGTCGCCGCCGGCGAGAAGCTCGGCTACACCCAGGCCGATGTGTCTTTCAGTGGCCATGCGATCGAGTGCCGGATCACCGCCGAGGACCCGGAGACCTTCGCCCCCTCGCCGGGGCGGGTGAACACCTTCCACGCCCCGGGCGGGCTGGGCGTGCGGGTCGATAGCGCGCTCTACTCCGGCTATTCGGTGCCGCCGCACTATGACAGCCTGGTGGCCAAGCTGGTGGTGCATGGCAAGACGCGGGCCGAGGCGATCGGCCGCATGCGCCGGGCGCTGTCGGAGATGGTGGTGGACGGCATCCGCACCACCCTGCCGCTGCACCAGCGCATCATGGACGACGCCCAGTTCCAGTCGGGCGACTACACCATCCACTGGCTCGAGCGCTTCGTCGGCCTGAAGGATTGA
- the aat gene encoding leucyl/phenylalanyl-tRNA--protein transferase: protein MSRRPLEITPELLLRAYRAGLFPMAESREGRRLYWLDPELRGILPLEGFHLPRRLLRTVLSGPYRVTVNQAFAATIAGCAAPAPGREDSWINPEIETLFTTLHRMGHGHSVESWAGEELVGGLYGVALGGAFFGESMFSRARDASKVALVHLVARLRLGGFTLLDTQFITGHLEQFGACEIPRAAYKQRLAEAMAIEAAFPAEPEGLEAAIRALRPPGGEG from the coding sequence ATGTCGCGCCGCCCGCTGGAGATCACGCCCGAGCTGCTGTTGCGCGCCTATCGCGCCGGCCTGTTCCCGATGGCCGAATCGCGCGAGGGGCGCCGGCTCTACTGGCTGGACCCGGAGCTGCGCGGCATCCTGCCGCTGGAGGGCTTCCACCTGCCGCGCCGGCTGCTGCGCACCGTGCTCTCCGGCCCCTACCGGGTGACGGTCAACCAGGCCTTCGCCGCCACCATCGCCGGCTGCGCCGCCCCCGCCCCGGGACGCGAGGATTCCTGGATCAACCCGGAGATCGAGACGCTGTTCACCACGCTGCACCGCATGGGCCATGGCCATTCGGTGGAGAGCTGGGCGGGGGAGGAGCTGGTGGGCGGGCTGTATGGCGTGGCCCTCGGCGGCGCCTTCTTCGGCGAGAGCATGTTCAGCCGCGCCCGCGACGCCTCCAAGGTGGCGCTGGTGCATCTGGTGGCGCGGCTGCGGCTGGGCGGCTTCACCCTGCTCGACACCCAGTTCATCACCGGCCATCTGGAGCAGTTCGGCGCCTGCGAGATCCCGCGCGCCGCCTACAAGCAGCGCCTGGCCGAGGCGATGGCGATCGAGGCGGCCTTTCCGGCCGAGCCGGAGGGGCTGGAAGCGGCGATCCGCGCGCTGCGGCCGCCGGGCGGCGAGGGCTAG
- a CDS encoding choline BCCT transporter BetT has protein sequence MPAAPPEPPPAPPAAATPAAPPPGPGAAPVNRRVFTASALLTLAFVAFGALAPDLAGRAFGAAQAWITAELGWFYLLAVAVFLLFSALLAFGDSGRIRLGPNHSEPEFSYLAWFAMLFSAGMGIGLVFFGVAEPVTHFMLPPEGDPASLAAARAALQLSYFHWGLHAWAIYAVVGLSLAYFSFRHGLPLTVRSALYPLIGERIRGPIGDAVDVFAVLGTLFGVATSLGLGALQVNAGLSHVMGLPVGFTVQALLIAGITLLATLSVASGLERGIKLLSNLNILMATALMLFVFVVGPTTFLLRGFVQNLGGYIDQFALRTFNMYAYDPKEWLGEWTLFYWGWWIAWSPFVGMFIARISRGRTIREFVLGVLLVPAGFTFAWMTVFGDSALWLHLSGTTTAVSEVVGRDVTLALFVFLEQFPLSAISSWLAMLLVVVFFVTSADSAALVVSTITAGGRDDVPLWLRVFWAVGSGLIAIVLLASGEGLKALQTAAIASALPFAVVMLLMAYGLWRALQREGLRQDALAQNLPPRQGRSWQRQLQGILAHPSREAGLGFIAHTATPALEAVAEALRGRGLTAAVETREDRLRLIAMPGAPEEFRYGIRLRRYAMPSFAYFESRPEQEQREHYWRAEVFLEDGSQDYDVMDLTREELIQDVLSQYERHFQYLHASRALKR, from the coding sequence ATGCCCGCCGCCCCGCCCGAACCGCCCCCGGCCCCGCCCGCCGCCGCGACACCCGCCGCGCCGCCGCCCGGCCCGGGCGCCGCGCCGGTCAACCGGCGGGTCTTCACCGCCTCGGCGCTGCTGACCCTGGCCTTCGTCGCCTTCGGCGCGCTGGCGCCGGATCTGGCGGGCCGCGCCTTCGGCGCCGCCCAGGCCTGGATCACCGCGGAGCTGGGCTGGTTCTACCTGCTGGCGGTCGCCGTCTTCCTGCTGTTCTCGGCGCTGCTGGCCTTCGGCGACAGCGGCCGCATCCGCCTTGGCCCCAACCATTCCGAGCCGGAATTCAGCTATCTCGCCTGGTTCGCCATGCTGTTCAGCGCCGGCATGGGCATCGGCCTGGTGTTCTTCGGCGTGGCCGAGCCGGTGACGCATTTCATGCTGCCGCCGGAGGGCGACCCGGCCAGCCTGGCCGCCGCCCGCGCCGCGCTGCAGCTGAGCTATTTCCACTGGGGCCTGCATGCCTGGGCGATCTATGCGGTGGTCGGCCTCAGCCTCGCCTATTTCAGCTTCCGCCACGGCCTGCCGCTGACCGTGCGCTCCGCCCTCTATCCGCTGATCGGCGAGCGCATCCGCGGCCCGATCGGCGATGCGGTGGATGTCTTCGCGGTGCTGGGCACGCTGTTCGGGGTGGCGACCTCGCTCGGCCTCGGCGCGCTGCAGGTCAATGCCGGCCTGTCGCATGTGATGGGTCTGCCGGTGGGCTTCACCGTGCAGGCGCTGCTGATCGCCGGCATCACCCTGCTGGCCACCCTCTCGGTCGCCTCGGGGCTGGAGCGCGGCATCAAGCTGCTGAGCAACCTCAACATCCTGATGGCGACGGCGCTGATGCTGTTCGTCTTCGTGGTCGGGCCCACCACCTTCCTGCTGCGCGGCTTCGTGCAGAATCTCGGCGGCTATATCGACCAGTTCGCGCTGCGCACCTTCAACATGTACGCCTATGACCCGAAGGAATGGCTGGGCGAGTGGACGCTGTTCTACTGGGGCTGGTGGATCGCCTGGTCGCCCTTCGTCGGCATGTTCATCGCCCGCATCTCGCGCGGGCGGACGATCCGCGAATTCGTCCTCGGCGTGCTGCTGGTGCCGGCCGGCTTCACCTTCGCCTGGATGACGGTGTTCGGCGACAGCGCGCTGTGGCTGCACCTCTCCGGCACCACCACCGCCGTGTCCGAGGTGGTCGGCCGCGACGTCACCCTGGCGCTCTTCGTCTTCCTGGAGCAGTTCCCGCTCTCGGCCATCTCCTCCTGGCTGGCCATGCTGCTGGTGGTGGTGTTCTTCGTCACCTCGGCCGACAGCGCGGCGCTGGTGGTCAGCACCATCACCGCCGGCGGCCGCGACGACGTGCCGCTCTGGCTCCGGGTGTTCTGGGCGGTGGGCTCGGGGCTGATCGCCATCGTGCTGCTGGCCTCGGGCGAGGGGCTGAAGGCGCTGCAGACGGCGGCCATCGCCAGCGCGCTGCCCTTCGCCGTGGTGATGCTGCTGATGGCCTATGGGCTGTGGCGCGCCCTGCAGCGGGAGGGGCTGCGCCAGGACGCGCTGGCGCAGAACCTGCCGCCGCGCCAGGGCCGCTCCTGGCAGCGCCAGCTGCAGGGCATCCTGGCGCATCCGAGCCGCGAGGCCGGGCTCGGCTTCATCGCCCACACCGCCACCCCGGCGCTGGAGGCGGTGGCGGAGGCGCTGCGCGGCCGTGGCCTGACCGCGGCGGTCGAGACGCGGGAGGACCGGCTGCGGCTGATCGCCATGCCCGGCGCGCCGGAGGAGTTCCGCTACGGCATCCGCCTGCGCCGCTACGCCATGCCGAGCTTCGCCTATTTCGAGAGCCGGCCCGAGCAGGAGCAGCGCGAGCATTACTGGCGCGCCGAGGTGTTCCTGGAGGATGGCAGCCAGGATTACGACGTGATGGATCTGACGCGGGAGGAGCTGATCCAGGACGTGCTCTCCCAGTATGAGCGGCACTTCCAGTACCTGCATGCCAGCCGGGCGCTGAAGCGCTGA